The Salvelinus fontinalis isolate EN_2023a chromosome 31, ASM2944872v1, whole genome shotgun sequence genome has a window encoding:
- the LOC129829353 gene encoding transmembrane protease serine 12-like: MVMTACGQRPLADAPGGSRVVGGRNAPLGAWPWQVSVQVRSWHLCGGTILNSHWVLTAAHCFTIVPPHRMSSLRVVAGLNVLTEPGRYSQHRYVVEVRAHEKFHHPSYSNDIALMRLSSPLEYTDFVQPVCTVEDEMEEFDLNLNQCFVSGWGSTSFKGKPMDTLQEAEVELFEQNTCNRIDWYNGYIKNGMICAGSETGVVDTCQGDSGGPLQCFSEDQEKFYIVGVTSFGDACGLPKRPGVYTRASKYSAWLKTTQSRSLSAVCQLDNSFIFVLSISWMVITFWF; the protein is encoded by the exons ATGGTGATGACAGCTTGCGGACAGCGGCCGTTGGCGGACGCTCCAGGAGGGTCACGTGTTGTTGGAGGGCGCAATGCACCTTTGGGTGCATGGCCTTGGCAGGTCAGCGTGCAGGTGAGGTCCTGGCATCTCTGTGGCGGGACCATCCTCAACAGCCACTGGGTGCTCACCGCTGCACACTGCTTCACTATCGTTCC ACCCCATAGGATGTCCAGTCTGCGCGTGGTGGCAGGACTCAACGTGCTAACAGAACCAGGGCGGTACTCCCAGCACCGCTATGTTGTGGAGGTCAGAGCCCATGAGAAGTTCCACCACCCCAGCTACTCCAACGACATAGCTCTTATGCGTCTCAGCTCTCCACTGGAGTACACAGACTTTGTCCAGCCTGTCTGTACAGTGGAAGACGAGATGGAGGAGTTTGACTTAAACCTCAACCAATGTTTCGTCAGTGGTTGGGGCAGCACTTCTTTCAAAG GAAAGCCAATGGACACACTGCAAGAAGCTGAGGTGGAGCTGTTTGAGCAAAATACTTGTAACCGGATCGACTGGTACAACGGTTACATCAAGAATGGCATGATCTGTGCTGGCTCTGAGACCGGGGTGGTCGACACATGTCAG GGAGACAGTGGAGGCCCACTCCAGTGCTTCAGTGAGGATCAGGAAAAATTCTACATTGTTGGCGTGACAAGTTTTGGGGATGCCTGCGGATTGCCTAAAAGACCCGGAGTGTATACTAGGGCCAGCAAGTACTCAGCCTGGCTGAAGACGACTCAGTCAAGATCCCTGTCAGCCGTCTGTCAGCTAGATAACAGTTTCATCTTCGTCCTGTCCATCTCATGGATGGTCATTACATTTTGGTTTTGA